The genomic DNA AAATCTAAGCAAAACGCATATATTTGAAACATATAAGGTTATACATTTGAATAGGATTTCATATAATACAACAAATATTGACGGATACACAATAATGTTGTATACTATGCCATAGTACATATTATAGGTATTATATACTTTACTATCGTATAATCAAGGAGAGCAATATGCAGGAAGTACTAAACAGATATAATCCCTGGTGGGACAAAGAGTACATTTTCAAAGATATTATCGACAGGCCCTTTGCTTCACAAAAGATCATAAACCACATCGACAGTAAACATATTGTTTTTTTAACGGGGTTACGAAGGGTAGGTAAGACTACTTTACTAAAATTAACAATAAAGCATTTAATTAAAAGAGGCGTCAAGCCTGAAGAGATATTGTATGTTAGTCTTGATGACTATATGTTATTAAAGTACAGTATCCAGGAGATTATTGAGGATTTCAGAAAAATACACAAATTAAGCAGGTCAAAAAAAGTATATTTATTTTTTGACGAGATTACTTATAAAAAAGATTATGAACTTCAACTTAAAAACACCTATGATTCGGAAAATGCAAAAGTTTTTGCTTCCTCCTCCAGCGCATCCTTAATACGGCAGAATAAATCACTATTAACAGGCCGCCATTACACCCTTGAGATATTACCGCTTGATTTTAGTGAATATCTGTCCTTTAAAAACATTTCTATCAAAACAACTGATTCGCATCTCGAAGCAGGATACTTTGAAGATTTTATGAAGATTGGCGGACTGCCCGAGTATGTTCTTGAAGGCAATATTGAATATCTTAAAGAGTTGGTCGATGATATCATATTAAAAGATATTGCTGCTTTTCATAATATTAGAAACACCGGTGTTTTAAAAGATTTCTTTCTCCTGTTAATGGAGAGAGCCGGCAAACAAGTAAGTTTGAATAAAATGGCGCATATTATTAAAATACCTGTGGATAGCGCAAAAAGATATTTTGAAATGTTCTTGTCTACATACCTTATACATGCAATACCAAGATTTGGCAAGACTAATG from Candidatus Firestonebacteria bacterium RIFOXYD2_FULL_39_29 includes the following:
- a CDS encoding AAA family ATPase, whose translation is MQEVLNRYNPWWDKEYIFKDIIDRPFASQKIINHIDSKHIVFLTGLRRVGKTTLLKLTIKHLIKRGVKPEEILYVSLDDYMLLKYSIQEIIEDFRKIHKLSRSKKVYLFFDEITYKKDYELQLKNTYDSENAKVFASSSSASLIRQNKSLLTGRHYTLEILPLDFSEYLSFKNISIKTTDSHLEAGYFEDFMKIGGLPEYVLEGNIEYLKELVDDIILKDIAAFHNIRNTGVLKDFFLLLMERAGKQVSLNKMAHIIKIPVDSAKRYFEMFLSTYLIHAIPRFGKTNETILAPKKIYAADLGMRNLFTGFRDKGSLFENYVFLKIKGQSPAYIYKDKTELDFMTAGKTLIEVKYNEEMNEKQKLLFEQTKAKKKFLVNSFKLVNEIADR